A section of the Ovis canadensis isolate MfBH-ARS-UI-01 breed Bighorn chromosome 1, ARS-UI_OviCan_v2, whole genome shotgun sequence genome encodes:
- the DONSON gene encoding protein downstream neighbor of Son yields the protein MAVSVPGYSPSFKRPPETLRLRRKRGRRLGAASSPAERPEPATRRAARAAGLPLRPFPAAGRGGGGPAGARRNPFARLDNRPQAASEPPEGPPRGQPEAPSPFLDSNQENDLLWEEKVPERRAITELHQTPHVSFSESDIPPSESTELPVDWSIKTRLLFTSSQPFTWADHLKAQEEAQGIIQHCRATEVTLPQSIQDPKLSTELRCAFQQSLIYWLHPALSWLPLFPRIGADRKMAGKTTPWSNDDTLQHVLMSDWSVSFTSLYNLLKTKLCPYFYVCTYQFTILFRAAGLAGDDVITALISPTTRGIREAMKNEDIEFSLPLIKENGPEKRKASGTGLQHGEEQAVSDEDEEEGFSWLEEMGVQDKIKKPDVLSIKLRKEIHEVQMDHRPESVVLVKGMNTFTLLNFLINCKSLIATSGPQAGLPPTLLSPVAFRGATMQMLKARSVNVKTQGLSGYRNQFSLEITGPIMPHALHSVTMLLQSSQNGSFSAGLYTHEPTAVFNICPPKDKVVDKEAVHEELANCGLHPKTLDHLCQTPILGKLSLRHVEMSDYIYNWRS from the exons CAAAAGGCCTCCCGAGACACTGCGGCTGCGACGGAAAAGGGGTCGGAGGCTCGGCGCCGCCTCGTCGCCCGCGGAGCGGCCCGAGCCGGCGACCCGCCGCGCCGCCCGAGCGGCCGGGCTGCCCCTCCGCCCGTTCCCGGCGGCGGGTagaggcggcggcggcccggCAGGGGCCCGAAGGAACCCCTTCGCCCGCCTGGACAACCGGCCACAGGCCGCCTCCGAGCCTCCCGAGGGCCCTCCCCGCGGCCAGCCGGAGGCGCCGAGCCCG TTTTTAGATTCTAATCAAGAAAATGATTTGCTTTGGGAAGAGAAGGTTCCTGAAAGAAGAGCCATTACAGAATTACACCAG acTCCTCATGTATCATTCTCCGAATCTGATATTCCACCCTCAGAAAGTACTGAGTTACCTGTGGACTGGAGCATTAAAACACGACTCCTTTTCACCTCTTCTCAACCCTTTACCTGGGCAGATCATTTGAAAGCCCAGGAAGAGGCTCAAGGTATCATCCAGCATTGCAGGGCAACAGAAGTTACTTTGCCTCAAAGTATACAG GATCCCAAACTCTCCACGGAGCTCCGCTGTGCTTTCCAGCAGAGCCTCATCTATTGGCTCCACCCTGCCTTGTCTTGGCTGCCATTGTTCCCTCGTATCGGAGCTGACAGAAAAATGGCTGGAAAGACAACTCCATGGTCAAATGATGACACCTTGCAACACGTGTTAATGAGTGACTG gtCTGTGAGCTTTACTTCTCTATATAACCTGCTGAAGACAAAACTTTGCCCTTATTTCTACGTTTGTACCTATCAGTTTACTATCCTGTTCCGTGCAGCAGGATTAGCAGGAGATGATGTCATCACAGCTCTCATATCTCCTACAACTAGAGGTATAAGAGAAGCTATGAAAAACGAAG ATATTGAGTTTTCTCTgcctttaataaaagaaaatggccCTGAGAAGAGGAAAGCGTCTGGAACAGGCTTGCAACATGGGGA GGAGCAAGCCGTCAGTGATGAGGATGAAGAAGAAGGTTTTTCCTGGCTGGAAGAGATGGGTGtgcaagataaaattaaaaaaccagACGTACTTTCTATCAAGCT GCGTAAAGAGATACATGAAGTACAAATGGATCACAGACCAGAGTCTGTTGTGTTGGTGAAGGGAATGAATACCTTTACACTGCTAAATTTTTTGATCAACTGTAAGAGTTTAATTGCTACCTCAGGTCCACAGGCAGGACTTCCACCAACCCTCTTATCCCCAGTAGCTTTCCGAGGTGCCACAATGCAAATGCTTAAg gcTCGAAGTGTGAATGTGAAGACACAAGGTCTTTCTGGCTACAGAAATCAGTTTAGTTTGGAGATTACAGGCCCCATTATGCCTCACGCTCTACACTCTGTGACGATGCTACTCCAGTCTTCACAGAATGGGTCGTTTTCTGCAGGACTGTATACACATGAGCCAACTGCTGTATTTAATATCTGCCCACCAAAGGATAAAGTAGTGGATAAG GAGGCTGTTCATGAGGAGCTTGCCAACTGTGGATTGCACCCTAAAACTTTGGACCACCTTTGTCAAACACCAATCCTGGGAAAACTGTCCTTACGGCATGTGGAAATGAGTGACTACATTTATAACTGGAGATCCTGA